In the genome of Devosia rhizoryzae, the window GGCAAGGTAAGCGATCGCCGGGCTGCCAAGTCCCCCTGCCCCCACCACGGCCACGCGGGCGGCCTTGAGCTTTTGCTGGCCAGCGCCGCCAACGCCCTTGAGCACCAGGTGGCGGGCGTAGCGCCGTGTTTCTTCGGGCGAGAGCGACGGGTCAGAGGCCAAGCGGCACCGCCAGGAAGCGCCGGTCCGGCCCTTCGAAGCCGCCGGGATAAACCGAAACGATAGCCACGGCATTGCCCATGGACGTGCCGCCATAAGGCATGACGACGGCATAAAGCCGGTAATCGAGCGGACAGCCGCGGGACCGGGGCAAATCTCCGTCTCGATGAACCAGCCGTTCGGCGCCCGCATCCGAGATGCGCAGCTCATAGCCAAGCGGGCCAGTGTCGAACCAGTCGCCGCAGGGTTCGGCGGCGGTGGTGTCAAAGGTTGAAAGTCGCAGCGTGTAATCGCCGGAGGTGGCGCCGGGATTGTAGCTCGGAGCACCGAACCGGAGGCTCTTGGCATCGGTATCGGGAACACCGTCGCCAATCAGCGCAGCGACCTCGACCGGGACGGCGAGCCCGAACTCGTCAACAAAGTCGTCTGCCAGTTCGGCAGTTTGGGCGCGAATGGCGGCAAGTGGCTCGTCTTCGCTGTCGGCGCGGACGCGGATCGGCGTGCCGACAACCCAGCTGTCCGTGCTGAGATCGACAACATAAACATTGGAATAGGCAAAGCCGGAGCCGTCCTGCTCCCCGAACTCTTCGAAGGCAAAATAGCGGAAGTCTTCGGAGAAGCCGACAAAGTCGATCAGCGCCCGATCGCCCGCCACGGCAGGAGAAGCAAAAAAACTTGCCGCAAGGAAAAGGCTAGTTGCGGCCCGTAGAACCGAAGCCGCCCGTGCCGCGTATCGTTGCATCGAGATCCCCTCCCACCACAAAATCCGGCTGCACCACCGGCGCCACGATCATCTGGGCGATGCGCTCGCCGCGCTCGATCACAAAACTCTCCTGGCCCAGATTGATCAAGATGACCATGACCTCGCCCCGGTAATCGGCGTCGATCGTGCCGGGAGAATTAAGCACAGTAACGCCATGCTTGGCGGCAAGGCCGGAGCGCGGCCGCACCTGCGCCTCGAAACCCTCGGGCAGCGCCATAGCGAAGCCACAGGGCACAATAGCGCGCATGCCGGGCGCGAGCGTCAGCGGGGCATCAACGGAAAGCGCCGCGCGCAGGTCGGCGCCCGCCGATTGCGCGGTGGCAAAATGCGGCAGGGGCAGGCCTTCACCATGCGGCAGCCATTTGATTTTTACGGCAACACTCATGGCGCGCGCACCACGGCGTAAAATTCTTCCGGCAGCTCGACATCGCCCTTGATGATGTCGATGATCGGGATCGATTGGGTAGCGATCGTTCCATCTTCGCTCATGGTCATATTGGTGTCGGTGATCTCGGCGCCGGAAAAGCTCAGCGTGAAAGTGCGACCGATAAAGATCGCTTCGGCAAGGCTTGC includes:
- a CDS encoding DUF2259 domain-containing protein, translated to MQRYAARAASVLRAATSLFLAASFFASPAVAGDRALIDFVGFSEDFRYFAFEEFGEQDGSGFAYSNVYVVDLSTDSWVVGTPIRVRADSEDEPLAAIRAQTAELADDFVDEFGLAVPVEVAALIGDGVPDTDAKSLRFGAPSYNPGATSGDYTLRLSTFDTTAAEPCGDWFDTGPLGYELRISDAGAERLVHRDGDLPRSRGCPLDYRLYAVVMPYGGTSMGNAVAIVSVYPGGFEGPDRRFLAVPLGL
- the dut gene encoding dUTP diphosphatase; translation: MSVAVKIKWLPHGEGLPLPHFATAQSAGADLRAALSVDAPLTLAPGMRAIVPCGFAMALPEGFEAQVRPRSGLAAKHGVTVLNSPGTIDADYRGEVMVILINLGQESFVIERGERIAQMIVAPVVQPDFVVGGDLDATIRGTGGFGSTGRN